Proteins co-encoded in one Candidatus Methylomirabilis sp. genomic window:
- a CDS encoding alpha-ketoacid dehydrogenase subunit beta: MPVVTFREAVAEVLREEMRRDPRIFLLGEDIVDYGGTYGVTRGFAEEFGEKRVKDTPIAESVIIGAAVGAAMGGLRPVAELMNINFAMQAMDQIVNSAAKVRYMFGGQTSAPVVIRTAGGSGVQLAATHSQNFEVYFAHMPGLKVAIPATPKDAKGLLTTCIRGEDPVLFVEHAALYGTRGEVPEGELLIPLGQAEVKRAGKDLTLISYSRMLLLVLEAASRLGKEGIEAEVVDLRSLRPLDVATIVTSVRKTNRALIVEEDWYSFGVGAEVAARIQEEAFDDLDAPVMRVAVEEVPLPYAKNLEKLAIPNVDRIIAGVKRLLGR, translated from the coding sequence GTGCCGGTAGTCACGTTCCGTGAGGCCGTGGCCGAGGTCCTCCGGGAGGAGATGCGGCGGGACCCTCGCATCTTCCTCCTGGGGGAAGACATCGTGGACTACGGCGGGACCTACGGCGTGACCCGAGGGTTCGCCGAGGAGTTCGGGGAGAAGCGGGTGAAAGACACCCCCATCGCCGAATCGGTGATCATCGGGGCAGCGGTCGGGGCGGCCATGGGGGGCCTCCGGCCCGTCGCCGAGCTGATGAACATCAACTTCGCCATGCAGGCGATGGACCAGATCGTCAACTCGGCCGCGAAGGTCCGCTACATGTTCGGGGGACAGACGAGCGCGCCGGTGGTCATCCGGACGGCCGGGGGCTCCGGGGTGCAGCTCGCGGCGACCCACTCCCAGAACTTCGAGGTCTACTTCGCCCACATGCCCGGGCTCAAGGTGGCCATCCCGGCCACGCCGAAAGACGCGAAAGGGCTCCTCACCACCTGCATCCGGGGGGAGGACCCGGTCCTCTTCGTGGAGCACGCGGCCCTCTACGGGACCCGGGGGGAGGTGCCGGAGGGGGAGCTCCTGATCCCGCTCGGCCAGGCGGAGGTGAAGCGGGCGGGGAAAGATTTAACCCTGATCTCCTACTCGCGGATGCTCCTGCTGGTCCTGGAGGCGGCGAGCCGCCTGGGCAAGGAGGGCATCGAGGCGGAGGTGGTGGACCTCCGGTCCCTCCGGCCGCTCGACGTGGCCACGATTGTCACCTCGGTCCGGAAGACCAACCGCGCCCTGATCGTCGAGGAGGACTGGTACTCCTTCGGCGTGGGGGCCGAGGTGGCCGCCCGGATCCAGGAGGAAGCCTTCGACGACCTGGATGCGCCGGTGATGCGGGTCGCCGTGGAGGAGGTTCCGCTTCCCTACGCCAAGAACCTCGAGAAGCTGGCCATCCCCAACGTGGACCGGATCATCGCCGGGGTGAAGCGGCTGCTCGGGCGCTGA
- a CDS encoding dihydrolipoamide acetyltransferase family protein — protein MATEVVMPKLGADMQEGKIVRWLKKEGDPVKKGEIIAEVETDKADIEMEAYASGVLRKILTPAGQVAPVGTPVAVIADEGEDVSALVAGRAPEAAAVPAAAPAPKAAAPAPARDEGGAPGRVKASPLARKLARARGVDLRLVQGSGPGGRVVRADIEQAAAAAPAAAVTAPRPAVAPPRPAPAPAPPAAPAIPAVAAAAAAGEAIPLTPIRRAIATRMVQSKAPVPHFYLTLDADMTRAQELRASLNAHDESLKLSFTDILLKACALTLPKHPYVNASFAGDKIQFHREVHVGIAVALEDGLITPVLRDVDKKGLPEIARAARDLAERARNRKMKAEELSGATFTISNLGMFGIEEFSAIIVPPEAAILAVGAIQQVPTAEEGRVAVRPRMRMTLSCDHRVIDGATGARFLADLKKLLEAPYPLLL, from the coding sequence GTGGCGACGGAAGTGGTGATGCCGAAGCTCGGCGCGGACATGCAGGAGGGGAAGATCGTCCGCTGGCTCAAGAAGGAGGGGGACCCCGTCAAGAAGGGCGAGATCATCGCCGAGGTGGAGACCGACAAGGCCGACATCGAGATGGAAGCCTACGCCTCCGGGGTCCTGCGGAAGATCCTCACTCCCGCGGGCCAGGTGGCCCCCGTGGGGACCCCGGTCGCGGTGATCGCCGACGAGGGAGAGGACGTCTCGGCCCTGGTGGCGGGCCGGGCCCCGGAGGCCGCAGCCGTCCCGGCCGCCGCGCCGGCTCCCAAGGCGGCGGCGCCTGCCCCGGCCCGCGATGAAGGCGGGGCGCCCGGGCGCGTGAAGGCCTCCCCCCTCGCTCGAAAGTTAGCCCGGGCGCGGGGCGTGGACCTGCGCCTGGTCCAGGGGAGTGGCCCGGGCGGCCGGGTCGTCCGGGCCGACATCGAGCAGGCCGCGGCCGCCGCGCCGGCGGCAGCCGTCACTGCGCCCCGCCCGGCGGTTGCCCCGCCCCGCCCCGCCCCGGCCCCCGCTCCGCCGGCTGCCCCGGCGATCCCCGCTGTGGCTGCTGCGGCCGCCGCCGGCGAGGCCATCCCGCTTACGCCTATCCGGCGCGCCATTGCCACCCGGATGGTCCAGAGCAAGGCCCCGGTCCCGCACTTCTACCTGACGCTCGATGCCGACATGACGCGGGCCCAGGAGCTCCGGGCCTCCCTGAACGCCCACGATGAGAGCCTGAAGCTCTCCTTCACCGACATTCTGCTCAAGGCGTGCGCCCTCACGCTCCCGAAGCACCCCTACGTGAACGCCTCCTTCGCCGGGGACAAGATCCAGTTCCACCGGGAGGTACACGTGGGGATCGCAGTCGCCCTGGAGGACGGCCTGATCACGCCGGTCCTGCGGGACGTGGACAAAAAGGGGCTTCCGGAGATCGCGCGGGCCGCCCGGGATCTGGCGGAGCGGGCCCGGAACCGGAAGATGAAGGCCGAGGAGCTCTCGGGGGCCACCTTTACGATCTCCAATCTGGGGATGTTCGGGATCGAGGAGTTCTCCGCCATCATCGTTCCCCCCGAAGCGGCCATCCTGGCGGTGGGGGCGATCCAGCAGGTGCCGACCGCCGAAGAGGGGCGGGTCGCCGTCCGCCCGCGGATGCGGATGACCCTCTCCTGCGACCACCGGGTGATTGATGGAGCCACGGGGGCCCGCTTCCTGGCCGACCTGAAGAAACTCCTGGAGGCCCCCTACCCACTCCTGCTCTAG